In Candidatus Dormiibacterota bacterium, one DNA window encodes the following:
- a CDS encoding ABC transporter permease, with translation MNALGVLARAALYAYPSDFRAHYADQILADIAHDGAHPAALLFDLLRGGIAMRFEGFLRNASYALRRLRAAPLFVAIVILTFALGIGANVAVFSVLNGVVLRPLPFPNASGLVIVQAHDPRGHTFPAISVTDASDLRTQTHTIAAIAAVSDDQGTLLVGGRPVSLYGLDVMPEYSTILGIKPELGRALEPSDGRPGVHNIVISYQIWQKYFALRPSTLGSTLSLDGQSFRIVGILRRNQTLADPSQGSIGHGDFLKALPETGTARSRGARFLGAVARLSPGVSLANANAEFKLISNRLQRLYPDTDAHWTFSLVSFVGTVLGSAASSLWIIFAAVVGVLLIACANIGNMLAARWSSRDRELAIRRALGASSRAIAGQLFIETGVLAFIGAIIGIVLAFAALHVLSGLMSTALPRASSVRIDAVSLLYAMGAVIIATFLAGLSPLLSLRANDLHSVLKSAGRGGDGSRRHRMRAVLVVLEVALALSLVIVSGLMLRGFVALVHTPLGIRPEGVVVTESVAVPQQYGSPAARATMQRALLRRLRVLPGVEAASLALSYPLGDTRIGGSIDVFGRTYPNGGAPFAWTNDVSPEYFRALGIPLVRGRAFTASDATGSAPVAIVNQAFVARILKGTDSLQARIRLQGPGSAGAWAAIVGVVANERDSLTSAPEPEVYTPAAQASPPYLSSVVYAPRVDVAVAGREVQGAFARTMPLVQPPATYTMPQLVAIATAQARFAAILLGLLALIALLLALSGIFGVVSFSVTQRVREFGVRTALGATARDIVIDVLRRAFVTTATGVALGLVLAAIAARAIASQLGSISPFDPATFATVVVLVFLCTALASLQPAMRATRVQPAEALRYE, from the coding sequence GTGAACGCGCTCGGGGTGCTGGCACGCGCCGCGCTCTACGCCTATCCGAGCGACTTTCGCGCGCATTACGCCGACCAAATCCTGGCGGACATCGCCCATGATGGGGCCCATCCGGCCGCTTTGCTCTTCGATCTGCTTAGAGGTGGAATCGCCATGCGCTTCGAGGGTTTTCTCCGTAATGCGTCTTACGCGCTGCGTCGATTGCGAGCAGCGCCCCTTTTCGTTGCGATCGTCATCCTAACGTTCGCGCTGGGAATCGGCGCAAACGTCGCGGTCTTCAGCGTGCTCAACGGTGTCGTGCTTCGGCCGCTCCCGTTTCCGAACGCGTCGGGCCTGGTCATCGTGCAGGCGCACGACCCGCGCGGCCACACGTTTCCGGCAATATCGGTAACCGACGCATCCGATCTGCGCACGCAGACGCACACCATCGCTGCGATTGCCGCCGTCAGTGACGATCAAGGCACGCTGCTCGTCGGCGGGCGCCCCGTCTCGCTCTACGGGCTCGACGTTATGCCCGAATACTCAACGATTCTGGGCATTAAGCCGGAACTCGGCCGGGCGCTCGAACCCTCCGACGGCCGTCCAGGCGTGCATAATATCGTCATCTCATACCAGATATGGCAGAAATACTTCGCTCTACGCCCGAGCACGCTAGGGAGCACGCTCTCGCTCGACGGCCAGTCATTTCGCATCGTTGGCATCTTGCGTCGGAATCAAACGCTTGCCGACCCATCGCAGGGGTCGATCGGTCACGGGGATTTCCTTAAAGCGTTGCCGGAAACGGGCACCGCGCGTAGCCGCGGCGCGCGCTTTCTTGGAGCCGTAGCACGGCTCTCGCCCGGCGTTTCGCTTGCCAACGCCAACGCCGAGTTTAAACTTATTTCTAACCGGCTGCAACGCCTCTATCCCGATACCGACGCGCACTGGACCTTCTCGCTGGTCTCGTTTGTCGGCACGGTGCTTGGAAGTGCCGCTTCGTCGCTATGGATCATTTTTGCAGCCGTCGTCGGCGTGCTCCTGATCGCGTGTGCGAATATCGGTAATATGCTTGCGGCGCGCTGGTCGTCGCGCGATCGTGAACTCGCAATTCGTCGCGCGCTTGGGGCGTCGTCACGGGCGATCGCAGGGCAACTCTTCATAGAGACGGGCGTGCTCGCGTTTATCGGTGCGATTATCGGCATCGTCCTTGCTTTCGCCGCGCTCCACGTGCTGAGCGGCCTGATGTCCACCGCCCTGCCGCGCGCATCGTCGGTGCGGATCGATGCCGTGAGTCTGTTGTACGCGATGGGCGCCGTCATCATAGCGACCTTCCTCGCCGGCCTCTCGCCACTGCTCTCGCTGCGCGCAAACGATCTGCATTCGGTGTTAAAGTCCGCGGGCCGCGGCGGCGACGGATCGCGCAGGCACCGCATGCGAGCCGTGCTCGTCGTCCTCGAGGTCGCGCTCGCGCTCTCGCTCGTCATCGTCTCCGGCCTGATGCTTCGCGGCTTCGTTGCTCTGGTGCATACGCCGCTCGGCATTCGTCCGGAAGGCGTGGTCGTCACGGAGAGCGTCGCCGTACCGCAGCAGTACGGTTCGCCCGCAGCGCGCGCGACGATGCAACGCGCATTGTTGCGGCGTCTTCGCGTGTTGCCGGGCGTTGAGGCCGCATCGCTGGCATTGAGCTACCCCCTCGGTGATACGCGGATCGGGGGCTCGATAGACGTGTTCGGCCGCACGTATCCGAACGGAGGCGCGCCCTTCGCCTGGACCAACGATGTAAGTCCCGAGTACTTCCGCGCTCTCGGCATACCGCTCGTGCGCGGAAGGGCCTTCACCGCTAGCGACGCGACGGGTTCCGCGCCGGTCGCCATAGTGAACCAAGCCTTCGTGGCACGCATCTTGAAGGGAACCGACTCGCTGCAGGCGCGTATTCGCCTCCAGGGTCCGGGTTCCGCGGGAGCGTGGGCGGCCATCGTCGGCGTCGTCGCGAACGAGCGCGACAGCCTTACGAGCGCGCCCGAACCAGAGGTGTATACGCCGGCAGCGCAGGCCTCACCGCCGTACCTTAGCTCCGTCGTCTACGCACCGCGTGTCGATGTCGCGGTAGCGGGGCGCGAGGTGCAGGGTGCGTTCGCCCGCACGATGCCGTTGGTGCAGCCACCTGCCACGTATACGATGCCGCAGCTCGTTGCGATCGCAACGGCGCAAGCCCGCTTCGCGGCGATTCTGCTCGGTCTGCTCGCGCTTATTGCGTTGCTGCTCGCGCTCTCCGGCATCTTCGGCGTCGTCTCGTTCTCGGTGACGCAGCGCGTGCGGGAATTCGGCGTTCGCACTGCGCTCGGAGCGACGGCGCGTGATATCGTGATTGATGTCCTTCGTCGCGCGTTCGTGACCACGGCGACGGGCGTAGCGTTAGGCCTGGTGCTGGCAGCGATAGCCGCGCGCGCGATCGCCTCGCAACTCGGCAGCATATCCCCCTTCGATCCAGCGACCTTTGCGACCGTTGTCGTACTCGTCTTTCTCTGCACCGCGCTCGCGTCGTTGCAGCCGGCCATGAGGGCAACGCGCGTGCAACCCGCCGAAGCGTTGCGATACGAATGA
- a CDS encoding c-type cytochrome, protein MHRATNAGLRALCVAAVIFFAAFARADAVPVFANGQGVTCETCHTTFPGMTRYGMMVMMTNFQILNRHLQDKALPLSARLYITSILANKNNPGSTTVSDLSLLGGGFLGRNFTWYTEQHVIDSSQIGQTEQMWLSWNGLFHGTNSLQVGKFHTPFPFMPAHAWTIGNYLLATQTTGQNDFNPNDARWGVAMNGMSNEFMYNLSYLTNSGPTGTAFNYNQADNQRTLDANISYGGMVVPWSVGAVAMRGFAPLTYAGGGLAGSDAFTREGLYLGYQTSKWHYQTMYYHGVDAHPDFAEYNVPLNGFFFEAERDLGWRNHILLRYDVASSDTLNRQFVLDYSHNFEPNFAVISELAAFPGTRPQIAFQIAYAGPYQFGKRYLPNLHVVPVDGESLVPAVPSANSATSATAGGSSASASAASPAAATAAGGDANAGEQLVQANGCEGCHGATFKGGIGPALYGVEHRLAPGAIAQAISAPKAPMPNFGFTTTQISDIVAYLSGLDGGTANTTPVVTFDPATPTDMATVRVTFPGTPPQHVTVTPIMDMGGTKMPTREVPMAPTPGNPNVFTAKIVFSMGGPWTVHIIYDGKSMDVPLNVGS, encoded by the coding sequence GTGCATCGTGCCACCAACGCGGGCTTGCGCGCACTCTGCGTTGCAGCCGTCATCTTTTTCGCCGCATTCGCTCGCGCGGATGCCGTGCCGGTTTTTGCCAACGGCCAGGGTGTAACGTGCGAAACGTGTCACACCACATTCCCCGGCATGACGCGCTACGGCATGATGGTGATGATGACGAATTTCCAAATTCTCAATCGCCATCTGCAAGACAAGGCGCTTCCGCTTTCGGCGCGCTTGTATATCACATCGATCCTCGCCAATAAGAATAATCCCGGCTCGACGACCGTCTCGGATCTCTCGCTTCTCGGCGGGGGCTTTCTCGGCCGCAACTTTACGTGGTATACCGAGCAGCACGTGATCGATTCGTCCCAAATCGGGCAGACCGAACAGATGTGGCTCTCGTGGAACGGGCTCTTTCACGGCACCAACTCGCTGCAAGTCGGCAAGTTTCACACGCCGTTTCCGTTCATGCCCGCGCACGCGTGGACGATCGGCAACTACTTGCTCGCAACGCAGACGACCGGGCAAAACGATTTCAACCCGAACGATGCACGCTGGGGCGTCGCTATGAACGGTATGTCGAACGAGTTCATGTACAACCTGTCGTACCTAACGAACAGCGGCCCGACGGGGACGGCTTTCAATTACAACCAAGCCGACAATCAGCGCACGCTGGATGCGAATATCTCCTACGGCGGCATGGTGGTTCCGTGGAGCGTGGGCGCCGTCGCGATGCGCGGCTTCGCGCCTCTGACGTATGCGGGCGGCGGCCTCGCGGGCTCCGACGCGTTCACGCGCGAAGGGCTCTACCTCGGCTACCAAACCAGCAAGTGGCATTATCAAACGATGTACTACCACGGTGTCGATGCGCATCCCGATTTCGCGGAGTACAACGTTCCGCTCAACGGGTTCTTCTTCGAAGCCGAACGCGATCTCGGCTGGCGCAACCACATTCTGCTGCGCTACGACGTGGCATCCAGCGATACGCTGAACCGGCAGTTCGTGCTCGATTATTCGCACAATTTCGAACCGAATTTTGCCGTGATCAGCGAGCTCGCGGCATTCCCGGGGACGCGGCCACAGATTGCGTTCCAGATTGCGTACGCGGGACCGTATCAGTTCGGCAAGCGTTATTTACCGAATCTGCACGTCGTTCCGGTGGACGGAGAGAGCCTCGTCCCGGCGGTGCCGAGCGCGAACAGTGCTACGTCTGCCACGGCGGGCGGATCGTCTGCGAGCGCATCTGCCGCAAGTCCGGCCGCAGCGACGGCAGCGGGCGGCGATGCGAATGCGGGCGAGCAGCTGGTGCAGGCGAACGGTTGCGAAGGCTGCCACGGTGCTACGTTCAAGGGCGGTATCGGGCCCGCGCTGTACGGCGTCGAGCATCGGCTCGCGCCGGGCGCTATCGCGCAAGCCATCTCCGCGCCGAAAGCACCGATGCCGAACTTCGGGTTCACCACAACGCAAATCTCCGACATCGTCGCGTATCTTTCGGGGCTGGACGGCGGCACCGCAAATACGACGCCCGTGGTAACGTTCGATCCGGCAACACCGACGGACATGGCAACGGTACGCGTCACCTTCCCGGGAACGCCTCCGCAACACGTCACGGTAACCCCGATCATGGACATGGGCGGCACAAAAATGCCGACCCGCGAGGTCCCCATGGCGCCAACCCCGGGCAACCCCAACGTCTTCACCGCAAAAATCGTGTTTTCGATGGGCGGCCCGTGGACGGTGCATATCATCTACGACGGAAAGTCGATGGACGTGCCGCTCAATGTGGGGTCATAG
- a CDS encoding helix-turn-helix transcriptional regulator codes for MPNEIDVLLPLNPRTFYVLLCLAEEDRHGYAISKAIEAITDGAVRLTPGTLYPLIRQLLVDGWIVELPEDAEDPRRRRYRLSAFGKRIAQAEARRLDALVRVARSFHLLPAGSRA; via the coding sequence ATGCCTAACGAGATAGACGTGCTGCTTCCGCTTAACCCGCGAACGTTTTACGTGCTGCTCTGTCTCGCGGAAGAAGACCGTCACGGCTACGCGATTTCGAAGGCGATTGAAGCGATCACCGATGGCGCGGTGCGCCTGACGCCCGGCACGCTCTATCCCCTCATCCGCCAACTGCTCGTCGACGGCTGGATCGTCGAGCTTCCGGAAGATGCGGAAGATCCACGTCGCCGTCGATATCGCCTCTCGGCATTTGGCAAGCGCATCGCGCAGGCGGAAGCGCGTCGGCTGGACGCGCTCGTTCGCGTCGCGCGTTCGTTTCATCTGCTGCCGGCAGGGTCGCGAGCGTGA
- a CDS encoding efflux RND transporter periplasmic adaptor subunit, with protein sequence MRPQAIGGMDVARTPRRRLSRRVLVPAAIALLVVACAFAVFSLARSDGGVTVDRAALVTSVVRRGTLERSVSAAGTLQPQEVHVVAAVQPGIIDAVFVKPGAAVFGGTPIARMSNPDLDAAVVSASSALDVARAQLRSAQAQAQAAALAQQSAYATARAQADVDAIDLTSLRSLLHSGYVAAQTYQIAAIKVTQSAAQVRVARSQIGVGAAESAAQIAAAKAQVDQAAAQLQAKQAEVAALVVRARSSGIVQSVAVDPGARVESGTELARIADQQHLKAVLQVAEGQVHDMAIGMPTRIDTGNGIANGRVARIAPAAQNGTVNVDVALTQALPPGARPDLTVDGTIDLQTLRGVLSIARPAGAADNTDAELYRLDPHGNIARLAHVRLGPGSADRIEVLSGLAAGDAVIVSDTSAYNGISTLRLH encoded by the coding sequence ATGAGGCCACAAGCGATCGGCGGTATGGACGTCGCTCGCACGCCTCGGAGGCGCTTATCCAGACGTGTCCTTGTCCCCGCCGCGATAGCGCTGCTCGTGGTTGCGTGCGCGTTTGCCGTGTTCTCTCTCGCCCGTAGCGATGGTGGTGTCACCGTCGATCGCGCGGCGCTCGTCACGAGCGTGGTTCGCCGAGGAACGCTCGAGCGTTCGGTCTCTGCGGCCGGAACGCTGCAGCCGCAGGAAGTGCACGTCGTCGCCGCCGTCCAGCCCGGCATTATCGATGCCGTATTCGTCAAGCCTGGAGCCGCGGTATTCGGCGGAACGCCGATCGCGCGCATGAGCAATCCCGATCTCGATGCTGCGGTCGTAAGTGCCTCATCCGCGCTTGACGTTGCGCGCGCTCAACTGCGCAGCGCGCAGGCGCAGGCGCAAGCCGCCGCGCTCGCACAGCAATCGGCATACGCCACCGCGCGCGCACAAGCCGACGTAGACGCGATCGATCTCACGAGCCTTCGATCGCTCCTGCATAGCGGGTACGTTGCCGCTCAGACCTATCAGATCGCAGCAATCAAGGTGACGCAATCTGCCGCTCAGGTGCGGGTGGCACGTTCGCAGATCGGCGTCGGAGCGGCCGAATCGGCGGCGCAGATCGCTGCCGCTAAGGCGCAAGTCGATCAGGCCGCAGCGCAGCTCCAGGCGAAACAGGCTGAGGTCGCTGCGCTCGTCGTTCGCGCACGGTCGTCCGGCATCGTACAATCGGTTGCGGTCGATCCCGGAGCCCGGGTGGAATCGGGGACGGAGCTTGCACGCATTGCCGATCAGCAACACCTCAAAGCGGTGCTGCAAGTCGCCGAAGGCCAGGTGCACGATATGGCGATAGGCATGCCGACGCGCATCGACACCGGAAACGGCATCGCCAACGGACGTGTTGCGCGTATCGCTCCGGCGGCGCAAAACGGGACGGTCAATGTCGACGTGGCGCTCACCCAAGCACTTCCGCCCGGGGCACGCCCCGATCTTACCGTCGATGGTACGATCGATCTGCAAACATTGCGCGGTGTGCTCTCCATCGCTCGCCCGGCCGGGGCCGCCGACAACACCGATGCCGAACTCTATCGCCTCGATCCGCATGGCAACATCGCGCGGCTCGCGCACGTGCGCCTAGGCCCCGGCTCGGCAGATCGCATCGAAGTACTCTCCGGCCTCGCTGCGGGCGACGCCGTCATCGTCTCGGATACCTCAGCGTACAACGGCATTTCGACGCTCCGCTTGCACTAA